CCTCACCGTGCACCAACAGGTCCTGCGGGCAGACCCCGACCTCCTCCCGCCGCCGGCACCTGCCGCCGTCCCGACGAAGGCCGCCGCTCCCACCGTCGATCCCGAGCCTTTGGCGACGTCCGCGTCCGTCGGGACCGGCGCCGATGCGTCGGCACGGCCAGCGCCGGCGCAGCTCCCAGCTGACGTCTTCGATTTCACCGGCCGCGCCGACGTCCTGGCCGCGCTGACGGACAGGCTGGAAGCAGTCGCAGCCGACGGTGGCGCGTGCCTGCTGGCCGTGTCCGGTATGGGCGGCGTGGGCAAGACGGCGCTGGCCGTCCATGCCGCGCACCGGGTGCGGCACCTGTTCCCGGACGGGCAGCTCTACGTCGACCTCCACGGCTTCGGCAACGCCCAACCACGAAACCCGCACGACGTCCTGGCGTGCTTCCTCGGCGATCTCGACCCGGAACTGCTGGGCGCTCCGCTGCCCGAACACACCGACGACCGTGCCGGCCGCCTGCGAAGTGTCCTGTCCGACCGGCGGGTCCTTCTGGTCCTGGACAACGCCCGCGACGCCGAGCAGATACTCCCCCTCCTTCCCGGCCACAGCCGCTGCGCCGTCCTCGTCACCAGCCGGACCGCCCTGACTGCGCTGCCGGGCGCCCACCACGTCGCCCTGGAGCCGCTGGACGTCGACGAGCAGCGCGACCTGCTGGCCCGGGTGTGCGGTGCCGAGCGCGTCAACGCCGAACCCGACGACGCGCTGCGTCTCCTCGCGGCCTGCGGCGGACTGCCGCTGGCGCTGCGGATCACCAGCGCGCGACTCACCGCCCGGCCGACGTGGTCACTCGGCGTCCTGGCCGACCACCTGACCGGCAACGGCTCCCGGTTGCGCTCCCTGTCGGCGGGACACCTGTCCGTACGCGCCACCCTGGCCTCCAGCTACCTGGCGCTGCGGGACAGCCACGACCCCGTGGAGCGCGATGCGGCCCGCCTGTTCCGCCTGCTGGGCCTGTTGCCGGGCCTGGTGTTCGGCATTAAACAGGCCGCGGCTCTGGCCGATCGCCCGGAACACGTCGCGGCGGAACTGTTGGAAACCCTCGTCGACTACCAGCTCCTGCAGAGCCCCGAACCCCTCAGGTACCGCTTCCACGACCTGCTCGGCGAACTCGCCGCCGAGGCCGCCGTCACGGAGGACAGTCACGAGGACAGCGACGCCGCGCCGGTGCGGCTCATGGTGTGGTACTGCGCTGCGCTGCAGCACGCCGCAGACACTCTCTTTCCGGGTGTGCGGCGGATCGCCGTGCTGGCGGATCAGCCCGCTGTGGCACCGCCCGACTTCACCGGCGGGCCGCAGGTGACGGCCTGGTGCACCCAGGAGCTGAGCAGCATCACCACGGTGGTCCGTCACGCGGCGGCCTCCTCCCGCCCAGACCTGGCCTGGCGGATCGCCTACGGGCTCTCGGGCTACATGACCGCCGGCTGGTGGACCGGCGCCGCCGACGAATGCCGCGAACTGGCGCTGCACAGCGCCGAAGGGAGCGGTGACCTCCTCGGCCAGGCCCTGATGCTCGAACGGATCGGCGTGGTCCACGGCATGTCCGACCGATTCCCGGAAGCGATAGAGGCGCTCGCGGCTGCTCTCGACCGGGCTGAGCGGGCAGGACGCGGCGACATCGCGGTGAACGTCCTCAAGAATCTCGCCCTTTCGCACAGCATGATGGACGAGCCCGAGGCCGGCCTGGCCTACGCCCGGCGCGCGCTCGAACGCGGCGTCCCGGAGGACGACGACCTCCTGGTGAGCACCATGGCCTCCCTCCACCTGAAGCTGGGGACTTCACGTCGGCCGAGGCGGGCTTCAGGAAATCGGTCGACGCCTGGCGGCGGCACGGCAACCCGTACAACACCGCCGTGGCCCTGTCCAACCTCGGCGACAGCCTACGAGGACTGGACCGACGCGACGAAGCACTGGCCGCCCTCGACGAAGCCCGCCGCATCAACGAGAAAATCGACAGCCCCGACGGCGTCACCGACTGCCTCCTGATCACGGGCCGCGTCCACCTTCACTTCGGAGGCTGGGACGAAGCCGACTCGTGCTTCCGAGCCGCCATCGGCCTCGCGCGCGAACACCGACTCCCCGCCTACGTCCAGGAGGGCGCGGAAGGCCTCGCCGAAGTCCGACGGCTCCGACCCACGCCAGCCTGACAATCGCGCGAGTCCACCCCTGATGAGGATCCGCGAAAACGGCCAGGTCCGCTCTCTGTTCCCCCCGGCCGCTGATCCCGGAGGGGATGCCGGTCCTGATCGACGACGACCTCCAGTTCGAAGACGGTCCTGCGGTGGTGCGTCCGGCCGCCGTGGTGAACCGGTGGCTGCGTGAGCTGCCGGTGAGTGGTGCTCCGGCCCGAAGCTCGTCAGCAGGCGAGGCCGACGTGCGCCGACACCTCCAGCCGGCCCTGCCGCGTCCAGCAGACGTCGAGTTCGAGCTTCGTCCAGTCACTGTCCCCGGGCCTGTTGTCCACGGTGACGGAGGTCGAGAAGACGAGCGGGACCAGTGCCGTGTCGTGCCCGGGAAAGGCGGCGTACTCCGGCTGCCAGTACCACGTCGGCGCATCTCCGACAGGTCTGGCCGAGTCGAGCGCAGCCCCGGCAACCCGCAGTCGCGCCACCAGGGCAGCCGGGCTGCCCGGAAGGAGCAGGCCCAGCGGAACGGCCTCGAACACTCCTCGTTCCAGCACCACACCCACCCGCTGATCATTGCCGGGATCCGGAGCCCTGACAAGGCGTCACCAGACCCGTGACGCAGGAACCGTGGGCTTGATCCGCTTTGACGGACACTCCTGATCAGGGGCTTCGGCCTCGGAAGGATGATGTCCATCATGGAGAGCATGGGGAAGAAGAAGCCGAGGCCCAGGCGCTCGTTCACGCCGGAGTTCAAGGCCGAGATCGTCGACGTGTGCCAGCGCGGCGACCGGTCCATCGGTCAGGTCGCGAAGGACTTCGACCTGACCGAGACCGCGGTGCGCGACTGGATCCGTCAGGCCGAGGTCAACGCTGGCGAACGGGACGGCCTGACCAGCGACGAGCGCGAGGAACTGGCCCGACTGCGGCGGGAGAACCGCCGCCTGCGCGAGGACGTGGACATCCTCAAGCGGGCCACGGCTTTCTTCGCGAAGGAGACCCGGTGACGGTCCACCCGTTCATCGAGGCGGAGAGCAGGCAGGGCACAACGTCAAACGAGCGTGTGAACTGCTCCAGGTCTCCCGTGCCGCCTTCTACGCCCGCCGCAAGGCGAGCCCGGTCCCCGCGCCGTCCGCGACACCGAGCCGACCTCGAAGATCACCGAGATCCACGCGGACTCCAGGGGAAGCTACGGAGCCCCACGCGTCCACGCCCAGCTCCAGCAGAGCGGCGACCGGTGCGGACGACGCAGGGTCGCCAGGCTGATGCGCCAGGCAGGCCTTGAGGGTCGGCACCGCCGCCGGCGCCACCGCACCACGATCCCGGACCCGCGGGCGGCCACCCGGCCGGACCTGGTCCTGCGCGACTTCCAGCCCGACCCGACCGCCCTCGATGCGCGCTGGTGCGGCGACATCACGTACATCCCGACCGAGGAGGGCTGGCTCTACCTGGCCACGGTCATCGACATCGCCTCGCGTCGTGTCGTCGGCTGGGCCACCGCCGACCATCTGCGGACCGAACTGGTCGCCGATGCCCTGCGGGCACCCTGCCGGACCCGCCGCCCATCGGGTCCGGTGATCATCCATACGGATCGCGGTTGCCAGTACACCAGTCGTGAATTCGGTTCTCTGGCAAGTGACTTCGGCGCCCGCCTGTCGGTCGGACGGACTGGGCAGTGCTGGGACAACGCGCTCGCCGAGTCGTTCTTCGCCACCCTGAAACGGGAGCTGGTCGGCGACCGAACGTGGCCGAGCCGGGCGGCTGTCCGTTCCGCGATCTTCGAGTGGATCGAGGGCTGGTACAACATACGCAGGCTGCACAGCAGCCTCGGCTGCCGCAGCCCCGCCGAGTACGAGACCGTCCTCGCGGCCTGACCACCACACCAAAGGTGTCCGTCAAAGCGGAGCAAGCTCACCGTGCCAGCAGGATGTCGGTGGCGGGCCATCAACCTGCGGGGCCACTCGACTTGAGCAGCCGGTACCAATCACTGTCCGCCGCCTCCGGCGGGGACCGGACTCTGGCCAAGTCCTGCGACAACCTGGCGAACAGGGTCCCAGCCAAGCGCAGCCCCACCCGGCACCGCCAGCTCGCGAGCTCCGCAGGACCGCGCGCCCCCGACTGCCGACCCCTCAGCCGTAATCGACGACGAACCCCGCAGTGGCGGCGCTGTACCTGGTGAGGTGATGGCGCAGCGCGGCGGCGGCCTGCGGCGCTCGGCGTTCCAGCTCAGCCCAGCGGATGAAGTGCAGCTCGCATGGCATGTCGACCAGGCCGGTGATCGCGTCCCGGAACGCGGACCAGTTCATGCCGTAGAACGAAGGGAACTGCAGCTTCTGCTTCAGGATTTCGTGCAGGTCTTCTTCGCTGCCGACCGGGCCGACGTCGATCGTCACCTGTTGCTCCACCACTGGATCCGGATCCTCGGGGCGTCCCCAGAACGACGGAAGCCACCAGCACAGGACTGACGCGTCGGCGGGCCAGGGCCGAGGCACCGCGGTCCAGTCCTCGAAGGAGTCCGTGGCCAAGTCGATCGGGCGCCAGGCGGGATCCAGCGGCTCGTCGTCGGCCGGCGGTCGGACGAACCGCCGTTCGCGCTGGTCGCACGCGCCGTAGGCCCGGAAATTCTGCTGCGCCTCGACGAGCGAGAACCGGTTGGCGCCCGCCGGCCAGAACGGCCAGCGAAACTGCACGCGGTCGTCCTCCCAGTGGCAGACCGGGCAGATGACGTACGAGCCGGGCCAGCCGTCCTCGACATCGAAAACGAGATGGCCGCAGCACGGGCAGGGACGACGGTTATGCACCGGGCCAGCCTGGCCGGCCATCCCCACCTGCGGCAACCCGGTTTCCGCTCTCGTACGCCGGGCCGGCCCCTGCTGCTCCTGCTGTCGGCGACAGCGGATAGCCTCCGGCGGGCACGGGCGAGCGACGGGAGTGGGCGTGGACATCGAGGGAATGCTGGAGCGGCTCGGTGCGGTGATCGGGCCGCCGCCCGAGGGCGGCGTGGTTCCGGTCCCGTGGGAGCTTGCGCCCGAGGCGATCGGCTTCCAACTGCCCGCGGACTACCGGGCGTTCGCGGACCGGTACGGAAAGGTCAGCATCAGCGACGAACTGCACATCTGCACGCCATCGGAAGCACCCAATCCCAAGGCCGGTCAGCCACCCGGCTTCGAGGGATTCCTGTACAACACGACCGAACCGTACGGGTACTGTGCCTGGCTGGCCGAGTGCTACCGGGACGGGAACTACGACGAGTGCCCGTACCCGCTGTTCCCGGTCGAGGGCGGGCTGCTGAACTGGGGCAGCAACTTCAACTCAGACCACTTCTTCTGGCTGATGCGTGGCCACGACCCGGACCGGTGACCGATCGCCGCCAAGTTCCATTCGATGTGGGAGTGGGACATTTTCGAGGGCGGATTCCTGGAGTTCCTGCTGGCGGCGGTGACGGAACAGTACCCGTACCACGGAGACGTCGTCCCCGGTGGACTGAAGGAGGTCAGTGACGGCCGTGCCTACCGGTTTCGGGGCGACTGGTCGAAGTACCCTCAGGATTGAGCCAGGCACGGTCAACTGCCGGCTTCGACTAGGAGACCTGACCAACCGTCGGGTCGACGGCCGACGCGAGCGCCCCGGCCCAAAGCGTCGGTGCGGGCAGGCGCGCCCGCTGGGTGTCCACCGGCGGCGACGACGTGGACGGCCAGGAGCAGGCCGAGGGTGTTGGTGACGATGAACCTCTTGCGGCCCTTGACCTTCTTGCCCGCGTCGAAGCCCCTGGTCACGGCCGGGACAGTATCGGCGGTGCGGACGGACTGCGAGTCGATCAGCCCGGCGCTCGGCTCCGCGTGGCGGCTGTCGGCTTCACGGACCTTTCCGCGCAGGGCGTCGTGGATGCGTTCGACGGGGCCGTCGTCGTGCCACCACGTGAAGTAACAGTACACCGGCGGCCACGGAGCGAAGTCCTTCGGCGGCTGCCGCCAGGAACACCCGGTCCGCACCACGTAGAAGATCGCATCCGCGATCCGCCGCCGTGGATGCTTCTCCCGACGACCACCCTTCGGACCCACCCGCGTTGGCGGCAGCAACGGCTCCACCAACTCCCACTGCTCATCCGTCAGATCCGACGGATACCCACCCCCAACACCACTCACAGCGTGCTCAACGAACGCCTCAGCAACGGGACACGGCAGATCTCAAACACGGTCTCAGATCGGCATAATCGCGGTCTCGGCATAGGTCAATCTATGCGGATATCGGCATAGCTGGACGAGCTCGGCTATCTGCCGCTGCCCGAGGATGGCGCCTCCGCGCTGTTCCAGGTGATCAACCAGCGGTATCTGAAGTCGAGCACCATCCTGACCACCAACGTCGGGATCGCTGACTGGGCTGGGGCGTTCGGCGACGCCACGGTCGCGGCCGCGATGCTCGACCGGCTCCTGCACCGGGCGGCCGTCGCGGGCATCGACGGGCCATCCTACCGCCTGCGCGGCCACCAGAGCCAGGCCGAGAACCTTCACGCGGGGGTGAACTCCCGTGCTTCCTGAGCCCGTTGACCAGATTCCCGGGCCGCACCAGGCCAGGTCCGCCCGCATCTGCCCGACCTGCAAGAGCGAGTTCACACCCGACAGCACCGACCGGCAGGAGTACTGCGCGCCCGCCTGCCGGCCCAGCCGCCAGAAACCCCAGCTCGTCATGGCGGTCAAGACCTGCCCGGAATGCGGCGGCGAATTCACCTGCCACCCCAGCCACCGCCAGGTCTACTGCTCGCCTGACTGCCGCAAGGAAACCGAACTGCGGCGAGAGCTGAACCGCAACCAGGAACGGGCCCTTCGCCTCGGCGAGTCCGTCCTTCCCCGGCCTGAACCGCCTGCCCGGACCGACCTCCAGTCCGCACCGCTCCAGCGGCCCGCACCGCGCCACCAGCCTCGGGCCCGCGACCCGCTGGAGCCGGCCCGCGACCCGCAACTGCCCCCACTGCGACCAGCCGATCACCATCGTCGCGCTGCTGGCCACCCCCGAAGCCGCCCGCCCGCCCGACGATCCCCGGCCGCGTTCCAGAAATCGTCCCTCTCCGACGATCGTGACCCCCGTCCATCAAACGGCTGGTGGCGCCGACCTTCGGTCGGCGCCACCAGCCAAAGCATCACCACACATCGGCAGCCCGCGACTACTCGCCAGCCTCCGCCAAATAGATCTCCTCCGTGAAGCCGAACCCCAAGGCACACATCAGGACCGGCACGAGCGCATCCGCCGGCTTCGCCTCCGAGACGAGCGCCGCCAGGACGGCATCGGGATCCGGCTGACACCCGGCCTCCATCGCCCACGCCACCGCAACCTCTGCGACCTCGCGCGGATCGCCGATCCATTCCTCCGGGAACTCGTACTCCCGAGCCATCTCCGGCGACAGCGCGCATCTCCAGCTCAGGCCGCCCGGACTGGCTGCTTGCACGGCCGCGAAGTCGCCGTCCATGACATGCGCCGCCAGCACCGGCGCCCCTGTGTCCTCCACGATCGAGTTGCCGGGATCGCCGCCCGGCCACACCTGCAGCATCTGCCACTCACCGGCTCGCCACCACGCATACGGATCGCCACCTGCCTCCAGGATCGCAGGATGCTCAAGCAGCGGCCGACCCGACCGCGCGACGAAGAAAGACCCGGTGAACCCCATGACCCCACACCCTAGAAGCCTCCACCGACACGCTCATCGCTCCCCACCTTCCCCACTCAGTTGAACCCCGGACGAAGTGAGGAAGAGAAGCACACCTGGCCGATTTCACGGCTCTGACCGCGATTCCGTGAACGATCTTCTGTTCGGCACCGGGTGCCGGGCAGGGGCTTCGTTGCGGACTGCGCCGTCCCGGTCCGCCCCGCAGTACATCGTGATCGCTCACGGAATCGCGGCCGGAGTTCGATCGCGCTACAACTGGTCCGGGAGCGCAGCCACCAGGAGGGCGACGGCTTCCTCGGGCGTCTCGGTGCGCGCGACCAGCTCCCCGCCCCGGCGCCGTACCCCGTACAGCCGCTCGTCGTGCGGGAACAGGCCGTACCCCACCTGCCCTGCCCAGTGGCCGAACCCGGTCTGTCTCTTCTGGAAGAACTCGATCCTGGTGGAGAACCACACGTTGAAGTGGCTGGTGATCGGCGTCAGCCTGCGGAGCGTCGGCTGGGCATGCGCGGCCACCAACAGCGCGTGCGTGCGGGGCAACCGGCCCCACGACGACGTGTGGAAGCGGTCGAGCTTGGTGTGCCACACCAACTCGACCGCGTCCAGGGGCTCCTGCTCGTGCTCCACGGCCCACGGGCGGTACTCGATGCCCGGAGCCAGGGCCTTGGTCTCCCCCAGCCCCGCACCGCTCATCCACGCAGCTGTCGCCCTGACCACTTCCGCCGGCTCCATGACCCACCCGCCGGCCATGGCCACGCCGCGGCTCTGCAGGGACATCCAGAAGCCCCCGCACTGCTCGCCGGTCGGATACACCGACAGGAACCTCGAACCCCAGGACTGATCGTAGGGCGGACGCACCGTCACTCGACGGCCGGACTCCTCGCTGCTGTACCTCGCCGAGAACTCGTCATCCGGCTCGGGCAGGACCACCCCGAGGCCCTCCGCCGTACACCTCAACACCTCCTTGAGCACCCCGCCGCCTCCTTGTTGGCGCTCGCCTGTCCCCGCCTCGACGCTCATCCGCGCAGTATGCCGCGCGGTTGCCGAGCCTGTCGGCCTGCTGCTCGAAAACAGGGAATCCTGTGTGGCCTCACGGTCTCCCTGAGCCGTGGGCCACGCCGCGCCGCGCCGGGCGATTCTGGGAATGATGCCGAGGCCCCACACCAGCCTGGATCCAGTCCCACAGCCGCCGCCAGCCTGTGACACCACTGCACCCGGTCCGCTCCGCGCACCTCCTGCCAGCTCACGCCCTTGCACAGCACATACACGATGCCGCGGAGCGCAGCACCGTCATCCGCTGGCCAGTGGGCTGAGGGTCGGCTCTGCGTCCGTCAGGTGCCCCCACGAACCTGCCGGACCGGCTCCGGCGAGGGGTTGCTCGGTCCGGGGTTGGTGGTGGATGTGCACCAGGCCGAGTCCGTGCTGTGCGCGCCGCAGGTACCGCAGACGTGGCCGTCGGCGGCTAGTGGGGTCTCGGCTTCCTCCCACTGGTCGAGGACGAGAGCGAGGGTGCGCGGGATCAGCCCTGTGTCGTGTGCCCAGACCAGCGTGGGGACCAGAAGCACGCAGGCGATGGAGTAGTTGGCGCAGCGCTGGAGCAGGCCCTCGGGGTCAAGCCGCAGGGCAGTCCCCACCCATCGGAGCTTCGTTGGCAGAGCGGTGTCCCGCACGAGCAGCCGTTCTTCATCCTCATGACCGCGCCTGCGTGGTTGGCCCAGCGACGAATCTGTTCTCTCCACCCCGGGTGAGCAGGTGGTGTCGGCTTTGGCTTGCCGGGGTTGTGTGGCCGTGGATCGACGAGGTCGTTGGAGTTCCAGGACAGTGCGGCAACCGTACGCCCGGCCGCGCGTACCTCGGATTCGTCGAACTGCCGCCGGTTGGCGC
The DNA window shown above is from Streptomyces sp. TLI_171 and carries:
- a CDS encoding IS3 family transposase, which produces MTEIHADSRGSYGAPRVHAQLQQSGDRCGRRRVARLMRQAGLEGRHRRRRHRTTIPDPRAATRPDLVLRDFQPDPTALDARWCGDITYIPTEEGWLYLATVIDIASRRVVGWATADHLRTELVADALRAPCRTRRPSGPVIIHTDRGCQYTSREFGSLASDFGARLSVGRTGQCWDNALAESFFATLKRELVGDRTWPSRAAVRSAIFEWIEGWYNIRRLHSSLGCRSPAEYETVLAA
- a CDS encoding transposase, which translates into the protein MESMGKKKPRPRRSFTPEFKAEIVDVCQRGDRSIGQVAKDFDLTETAVRDWIRQAEVNAGERDGLTSDEREELARLRRENRRLREDVDILKRATAFFAKETR
- a CDS encoding ATP-binding protein: MDELGYLPLPEDGASALFQVINQRYLKSSTILTTNVGIADWAGAFGDATVAAAMLDRLLHRAAVAGIDGPSYRLRGHQSQAENLHAGVNSRAS
- a CDS encoding IS5 family transposase, with the translated sequence MSGVGGGYPSDLTDEQWELVEPLLPPTRVGPKGGRREKHPRRRIADAIFYVVRTGCSWRQPPKDFAPWPPVYCYFTWWHDDGPVERIHDALRGKVREADSRHAEPSAGLIDSQSVRTADTVPAVTRGFDAGKKVKGRKRFIVTNTLGLLLAVHVVAAGGHPAGAPARTDALGRGARVGRRPDGWSGLLVEAGS
- a CDS encoding DUF6193 family natural product biosynthesis protein, producing the protein MSVEAGTGERQQGGGGVLKEVLRCTAEGLGVVLPEPDDEFSARYSSEESGRRVTVRPPYDQSWGSRFLSVYPTGEQCGGFWMSLQSRGVAMAGGWVMEPAEVVRATAAWMSGAGLGETKALAPGIEYRPWAVEHEQEPLDAVELVWHTKLDRFHTSSWGRLPRTHALLVAAHAQPTLRRLTPITSHFNVWFSTRIEFFQKRQTGFGHWAGQVGYGLFPHDERLYGVRRRGGELVARTETPEEAVALLVAALPDQL
- a CDS encoding CPCC family cysteine-rich protein — encoded protein: MAGQAGPVHNRRPCPCCGHLVFDVEDGWPGSYVICPVCHWEDDRVQFRWPFWPAGANRFSLVEAQQNFRAYGACDQRERRFVRPPADDEPLDPAWRPIDLATDSFEDWTAVPRPWPADASVLCWWLPSFWGRPEDPDPVVEQQVTIDVGPVGSEEDLHEILKQKLQFPSFYGMNWSAFRDAITGLVDMPCELHFIRWAELERRAPQAAAALRHHLTRYSAATAGFVVDYG